From a region of the Xyrauchen texanus isolate HMW12.3.18 chromosome 47, RBS_HiC_50CHRs, whole genome shotgun sequence genome:
- the LOC127638994 gene encoding microsomal glutathione S-transferase 1-like yields MAHLINNDVFLAFSTYATIVILKMILMSFLTIYYRLTRKSFPNWEDTAVGNKNPEERKKLLQTNPDVERVRRCHQNDLENIIPFVVIGLLYALTGPDLSTALLHFRVFVGSRIIHTVAYVMALPQPSRGLAWMVGLLTTFSMAYRVLTTALQL; encoded by the exons ATGGCCCATCTGATAAACAATGATGTGTTCCTGGCCTTCTCCACATATGCCACCATTGTCATCCTCAAAATGATACTCATGTCCTTCCTGACCATATACTACAGGCTTACCAGAAAG TcctttccaaattgggaggacACTGCAGTGGGTAATAAGAATCCAGAGGAGAGAAAGAAGTTGCTTCAGACCAATCCTGATGTAGAGCGTGTTCGAAG ATGCCATCAGAATGACCTGGAAAACATCATTCCTTTTGTGGTAATTGGTCTTCTGTATGCACTGACGGGGCCGGATCTCTCCACGGCTCTGTTGCACTTCCGGGTGTTTGTGGGTTCACGTATCATCCACACAGTGGCCTACGTGATGGCTCTGCCACAGCCTAGCAGAGGTCTGGCCTGGATGGTGGGACTACTCACAACTTTCTCTATGGCCTACAGGGTGCTTACCACTGCTCTCCAGCTCTAA